TGTCTTCCTTTCAAATCTTTTATCAGATGTAAAAAGGGACGTAGGGTCTTCGCAGCGTTCACAACGAGCCGGGTATCAGTTAGCCAGACATTGAGGCAATCCATATGACTAAattaaggaaaataatattttagttgaaagaaataacgtttattattaaatttaaatattgatcaaTTTAAATTTAAGTTTTAGTATAGGCGTCAGCTGATCAATTTAAATTAGTGATTGTCATCGTGGAGCCAGTCTGTCAAATAAATAGAATTCAATCCGATTTGAAAAATTGACAAGTTCATACAAAATGGAGTCAACAGAAATACTTGAGATGACCAAAGAAGGTTTGCACTATCATTTGGTGACACGAGTAGTAGAGGATCAACATGTGGAGGATTTGCGGATGAAAAAGAAGAGTCTACGCCAACCTTCGTAAGAATCACAATCTATAAATCACTAGAATCGGTCTCCAATATCTTAAACTGTTCTTGAGTATGCTTTACGCTTTGTTTGCAATGTGTATCTCTTCCTACGTGGCAGTCATCGTCAATGACACTCGGCCCGACACTGACCAGTACCCTCCACTCCCAGATCTAATTTTGGACAACTTGGCCTACATGGAGTATGCCTTTTACTATGCAGAGTTCTGTGGGatattcttaaatataatttGGCTACTAATATTGGTGTTCCACAAGCACAGGTTGGTCTTGAATTTTAATCTTAGGATTATTCTTATTCGTCGTTTTTTCACTATTTTGGGGACGATTATAATTTTAAGGACTGTAACCACCAGGATTACTTCTCTTTCTGTTCCAAACAAGCACTGGCCCTGCACTGACGTAACAGTTTAAAATCATACATAGTTTACGACCGACCTTTTCCTCGACCGTTTGGCTAAATCTTATGAAATATTAACACGGATGTCAATGCTAACAAACGGAATTAGAACTTGTGGGGATTACATGTTTAGTGGACACACTGCCCTGATCACCCTCATCAACTACATGATTGTAGAATGTAATCTGTTGTTGGGCCACTTTAGATTCTCCGAACGATCTGTATTTCCTTCGGTCTATTTCTTGGTTTCTGAATTTTATGGGAATGTTTTTTATTCTTGCATCTCACGAGCACTATTCGATTGACGTGTTTATTGCATTTTTTGTGGCTTCTCGGATTGCTTCGTACTACCACGCGTTGAGTAACTGCAGAGTGAATGAGATGGCTTACATGCGCCGGTTCTGCTTTGAGTTTCcacttttgtatttctttgaacAAAATGACGACTCGAGAGTATTGAACGAATATCATATACCATTTTACGATTACTTTTGTTCATTCTACCAATCCAGACGTGATCATTCCGATTGATTTGTTATTTaatgtcttttcttttatttttttataaaattatttttgggcCTGATAAGATTCAATTTAATATTTGCGACATTGGTTTTTCAAAGTTGTTGGATACTAAGATTTTTGACTTCGAATGGAAATGGTCGATGCTAAATAACCGGCGATAATTATCGGACTAAGGCCAAATTTATGAAACTCTTGTGGTTTTGTATTATACTTACGAAAATGGTGATTAACTTGGATAGGCATTGCTTTAAGATGTCCAGATTATTTTTTAGTCCAGAATTTACTGGTACCGTGCAaagtttccattttattttggtttattgTTGTTTCACGTGCGGATAGTTAGACAAAAGGATGTGCATAGTTAGACGAGTACATTTAGAATCTAAtattgatgctattattatttgTCATCTGTGAATATAGACTTctaataagaatataaatacacgACTGTTGGGAATGAATAGACTAGTTGATGATTTGGAAAAAGATGTTATGTTGACAAACATCCAGGATATTATGGCTATGTGATTTTTACAAAATctgtgaaattgaaaaaatagtaaatatttttaaatattttacgaataaaaattataaataaattaatttagcgCTGTTTGCTGATAACTGTTGTTTGTTGGTGCTATTTTATATTTAGTCATCTAATTTTAGAGAATttatcatattaatattatacCATAGTTTATGAATCAAATGGAATACAAGCTTTatcaaaaaatggaagaaatgatCAGCGGAATGTGTAAGCTCACGGAATCTATGAACGCTCTCGCGATAACACAAAAAGAAGCTCTGGCCAACTTCGCTGAGGATAATCATAAATTTCAAAACCTTATCGACAGTCTAGCCTCGAAAAAATCATTTCAGCAAAAGGTTCAGCTATCCTATTCACTTTAGATTTCCGAGAATCACAGTTCTGAGTCATCGGTGAGTCGGTGAAATACTTTATTTTAGGCTTCTGTGAATTCTTACGAAAATTCTACGTTTATTGAAAGGAGTATGTTGCTTTTATAATTAATTCTCTTCAGTTGATGAAGAAGCCTGTAAACGACAGCAAACGCCCGTTAAGTCGAGTGAAAATGGTTTTCCGGTTCCTTGCAGTTTTTTAGATACGTCGAAGGACGAAATGGTGCTTACTACTGTTATTTGTTGTGTCTATTTTTGCAGGACAATGCGAAGGACAGTGAAGTTCCCTCAAAccaattttctgtttttatatttattaatttttagttcAACTTCGGGAATAAGACAGATGAGTCTACAAagcctttttcattttttcaggggttTGGAATTTCCActtcaaagtaatttatttatcccTATATTAGTTACTTAAATTATCAgtcaataattaatttaatttatcagTTAACAAAAAATCCTATACTTTTAAAACTGTTATTTTAAAATAGTATTTCAAGCGAAAACCCGATAACCAAAACAACTGATAAACTTCCCAAGTtgaatattattgatattgaaaTAGTGATTCAATATTCCAACCTGCATTTTCTGCTCCTTCTCTTTTTGGGTTCGTAGTGTCATTTAAGTGATTTATTTAGTTTCAACAAACCATCCATTCCCACTATCGCGTATTACTTTGTTGTGTTTCTGATTTTAGTCCTAACCCTGAAAACCCTATCGATACTTCGTCTCTATTTGGGTAGacgatttcttaattattttagtaCGAATCAAATTGCCGATACTACACCAAAATCATCCAGCTCCGTATTCGAAAGTACGTGATTTACCTTAATTTTATAGATTCTTTTTCCGATATCTTTAAAAAGTATGTTTTCTAAAAATATAGCAAGTTCGCAACCTCCGTTCTCATCTGGATTTCAACAAACAGGAAATCGTAGTTTATTCAACCAACCTGTGAAGAGTATATTTGATACTACCAAAGAAGAAGTCCAAGGAGACGGTTGGTCCTAGGTTTATCACTTCAGACGAGGAAGACGAGGGCAATAAGTCTTTTGCACAGAATTACGACGCGATTGTTAGTCTGGCTCCAGTAGAAGTGAAAACCGGGACGGAGAACGATGATGTCCATTTTAAAGCACATTGCAAAGCCTTTCGCTTTAATAATGAGTTGAAGGAGTATAAAGAATTCGGAATTGGGGACATTGAGATTCTTTACAATAAGGAAGCCGGTTTTTATCGCGTGGTAATGTATCGAGAcactgttttttatttgtataatattttatagttgttGACTGTTTGCATTAATCATTGGATTACGGGTTCTTCGTTAGTTCCAAAAACAATGAAGAAGCCTAACTCGGTCAATTGGGCAGCAACGAATCAGGTTACTGAGGAAGGCAAGATAGAAACGTTTGCTGCTCGTtttgaaaaagaggaggaagcaCAAAAGTTTATTGAGGTGTTTAAGACTTCTAAGGTTTTTGTTTTCTCTAATTTGCTTTCAGGAGTCTTGCGCGTCAAGATagtaaattttttgatttttttccttttcgatgatattttgttttgtgttatcAATTCATTTGATTATCATATTTAAGATGACTagcaataaatgtttttatatcctCCTCGACCATTCACCAGCGCAACTATTGACTTTTCCTGATCCCTATTCCCGATGTGGTTGCAATTCCATTTTTTAGAAAATACAAATGCTTTCTTGTTCATCACTCAGTCCCATGCACGCTCCCTAGTGTTAGTTGTACgcatagaatttttttctattgttacaCCAATATTAAGTTTAGTCAGTAATCTTTTGTCAACATTTGTATCCCGTTCCCAGGTTTCTGCTTAAGCTGTTATCCAAAGCTTACtaccttaaattttattttttgaggagaattattaaaaatattttttacagttAGCGCGTTCAGGGAAAACTTTGTTAATAGTCTTTTAGTTTCGATGGTttttcaaatgaataaatgaatttagGATACGACAGTAGTGAAGTCATTGCGTTTTTTTTGATGTTCCTGTCAGGGGTTGATATTGTCGAGAGATTGAGACTTGGGTGGTTTTTGATTATACTGGCCGTGGCAAAAAATTGAATTCCTTGATTGTGCTGGTTTCCTACGCATATGGTCAGTCAGAGTAGACTTAGTTTGAGGGATTGAATTTTGTTGGTTTAATTTTGACGAGGCATACATAAAGTAACTGATACAAATCATTAAAATAAACGACAAGAAATACATCTCAGAATCAAATACCAACAAGAAGACTTCATTTATACTTGTTACAGAAAACTACCCAGAATCAGTAGCATATTTTGGGAGGTAgaaattctttttaattaaacataaataattgtaaaaaaacaattttagcaaCTTCCAAATTAATAAAAAAGCGCTAAATTTTGCGTGTCGTTATGTCAAAAAATT
This genomic stretch from Octopus sinensis unplaced genomic scaffold, ASM634580v1 Contig18749, whole genome shotgun sequence harbors:
- the LOC118761944 gene encoding sphingomyelin synthase-related protein 1-like, translating into MLYALFAMCISSYVAVIVNDTRPDTDQYPPLPDLILDNLAYMEYAFYYAEFCGIFLNIIWLLILVFHKHRLVLNFNLRIILIRRFFTILGTIIILRTVTTRITSLSVPNKHWPCTDNVICCWATLDSPNDLYFLRSISWFLNFMGMFFILASHEHYSIDVFIAFFVASRIASYYHALSNCRVNEMAYMRRFCFEFPLLYFFEQNDDSRVLNEYHIPFYDYFCSFYQSRRDHSD